From a single Eriocheir sinensis breed Jianghai 21 chromosome 18, ASM2467909v1, whole genome shotgun sequence genomic region:
- the LOC127000424 gene encoding uncharacterized protein LOC127000424 isoform X6 has translation MASEQKIVPLGEAREPPQAITITIVDPSALGNASLDSSLVASVETQDSSDPSSIVMVTGEEHDAKDIMQTVTETHMGTEDLPIISSISNREDEEEDPIVHETKLSESYDGGEEETETETREAYESIGPHCLVCNLDLTSNESDEQVPVFKTQTTTTQRRVAVFLSSLIGQKLTSRKAHSDILCRRCFSLLDRVDSLEVEIRETKEEIVNKYQETVSAYGGRARRRKPATAKKTDYVFPKVEPEDEADQLLDMELDSNFEPQVEDLMEEDPGIQDEEWEPEFKKPRIKRENTDPADTGSPPKRKRGRPRKDSTRSKVSSDEEAGPLAFDLVDDATSRGNALLVDSRGYSYTRGKESPKGITWRCTIRNVKTYCKATVRQKGYMFIPGPVDHCHIAENGALPMAKAFSRINREIKARPLESPSSVAKEVISTEFSQDVLDHVARAKLIRRAHYHRRSLQPKSLSPVDVKVCVDEEPAPWTFEVVEDATKRGKPRLLDSRGYSYTQAKGTANAAVWRCTIRNDKVYCRATVRQSGFVFMCGNVEHCHPPEVGALSKAKFLSRLNREAKAHPHESAASIVKRVIASDFASECPGPLKLANLIRSVNYQRRAARPKDPASLDFEANESAIPEGFLKADIYIAGKRHLIFSTPAMLNILSQASMWYSDARFSLTSEPFQQLFSLHVFMKARSTSKQVPLLFVLMSDRRKEDYIAVLLKILELLPTAPDVHTITIDFEAPLWSAVMEVLPTVRLYGSHYSWNQIVWHKINELDLVASYHNSDSTQKFCRQLMALPFLPVTEIPAMFDEFTDSTEDSSQCYKDLVNFVKLTWFSSSLWPPARWSVYKRPIRTKNDVDGWLKRVTHKSQKKSMGFYQLITLLFKECIFTENQNVLVTDEELVKFQRGKFSRMQAKIFESWDSFSKNEISPLDLLNLVAGFNGPDLSGE, from the exons ATGGCGTCCGAACAGAAGATTGTGCCATTGGGAGAGGCCCGGGAACCCCCCCaggccatcaccatcacaattgTGGATCCGTCAGCCTTGGGGAATGCCTCCCTCGACTCCTCTTTGGTGGCTTCGGTGGAGACTCAGGACAGCTCAGACCCCAGCAGCATTGTGATGGTAACAGGGGAGGAACATGACGCAAAGGACATCATGCAGACGGTCACAGAAACACACATGGGAACAGAAGATTTGCCTATAATATCCAGCATTTCAAAccgtgaagatgaggaagaggacccAATCGTGCATGAGACCAAGCTGTCGGAGAGTTACGATGGCggagaagaggaaacggaaacGGAGACCAGAGAGGCGTATGAATCCATTGGACCTCACTGTTTGGTCTGCAACTTAGACCTGACGTCGAATGAGTCCGACGAGCAAGTACCAGTGTTCAAGACTCAGACGACCACCACACAGAGGCGGGTGGCGGTGTTCCTCTCCAGCCTCATCGGACAGAAGCTGACGTCTCGGAAG GCTCACAGCGACATCCTGTGCCGGCGGTGCTTCAGTCTCTTGGACCGTGTAGACTCGCTAGAGGTGGAGATTCGGGAGACCAAGGAGGAGATTGTAAATAAGTACCAGGAGACAGTGTCGGCATATGGAGGCCGGGCGAGAAGAAGAAAACCTGCCACGGCCAAGAAGACGGACTATGTGTTTCCAAAG GTTGAGCCTGAAGACGAGGCTGACCAGCTGCTGGACATGGAGCTGGACAGTAACTTTGAGCCCCAGGTGGAGGACTTAATGGAGGAAGACCCGGGCATCCAGGATGAAGAATGGGAGCCGGAATTCAAGAAGCcaaggataaaaagggaaaatacaGACCCAGCTG ACACTGGTAGTCCTCCTAAGAGAAAGCGAGGCCGGCCCAGAAAGGATTCCACCAGGTCCAAG GTGTCATCAGATGAGGAGGCTGGACCATTGGCATTTGACCTTGTGGATGATGCCACTAGTCGAGGAAACGCTTTACTGGTTGACAGCCGGGGATATTCCTACACAAGAGGCAAAGAATCACCCAAAG GTATTACTTGGAGGTGTACCATCAGGAATGTCAAAACCTATTGCAAGGCCACTGTGCGCCAGAAGGGATACATGTTCATCCCGGGCCCAGTAGATCACTGTCACATAGCAGAAAATGGGGCTCTTCCCATGGCCAAAGCCTTCAGTAGAATCAACAGAGAGATTAAGGCTCGTCCTCTTGAGTCGCCGTCCTCTGTTGCAAAAGAAGTGATATCCACTGAGTTCAGCCAAGATGTTCTGGATCATGTGGCTCGAGCCAAGCTCATAAGGCGAGCACACTACCACAGACGGTCCCTGCAGCCCAAGAGCCTTTCTCCAGTTGATGTAAAG GTGTGTGTAGATGAAGAGCCAGCCCCTTGGACATTCGAGGTAGTAGAGGATGCCACTAAGAGAGGGAAACCCAGACTCCTTGACAGCAGAGGCTATTCTTACACCCAGGCCAAGGGGACAGCCAATG CTGCTGTGTGGCGGTGCACCATCAGAAATGACAAAGTGTATTGCAGGGCAACTGTGCGTCAGTCTGGCTTTGTTTTCATGTGTGGAAATGTAGAGCACTGTCATCCTCCTGAGGTGGGAGCTCTGTCCAAGGCAAAATTTCTCAGCAGGCTCAACAGAGAAGCAAAAGCTCACCCTCATGAATCTGCTGCTTCAATAGTCAAGAGAGTCATAGCTAGTGACTTTGCTTCTGAGTGTCCTGGTCCTCTCAAACTTGCCAATCTCATCAGAAGCGTCAACTACCAGAGACGGGCAGCCCGACCAAAGGACCCTGCATCACTCGACTTTGAAGCCAATGAGTCTGCTATACCGGAGGGTTTCCTAAAAGCAGACATATATATAGCTGGAAAAAGACATTTAATTTTCAGCACTCCAGCAATGCTCAATATACTCTCACAAGCAAGTATGTGGTACTCTGATGCAAGATTCTCTCTCACATCTGAGCCCTTCCAGCAGCTGTTCTCTCTGCATGTGTTCATGAAGGCAAGATCTACTTCCAAGCAAGTTCCACTGTTATTTGTCCTCATGtcagacagaagaaaggaagattatatTGCTGTGCTGTTGAAGATATTGGAGCTTCTGCCAACAGCACCTGATGTTCACACTATCACCATTGACTTTGAAGCACCCCTGTGGTCTGCTGTAATGGAAGTTCTCCCCACTGTCAGACTATATGGATCTCATTATAGTTGGAACCAGATTGTGTGGCATAAAATCAATGAACTTGACTTGGTAGCAAGTTACCACAATAGTGACTCAACTCAGAAATTCTGTAGACAGTTGATGGCCTTGCCCTTCTTGCCAGTGACAGAAATTCCAGCCATGTTTGATGAGTTTACTGATTCCACAGAAGACTCAAGTCAGTGCTACAAAGATTTGGTCAACTTTGTCAAGTTGACCTGGTTTAGCAGTTCGCTGTGGCCACCCGCTCGCTGGTCTGTGTATAAGAGGCCGATCAGAACAAAGAATGATGTGGACGGTTGGCTCAAGCGGGTCACTCACAAGTCACAAAAGAAAAGCATGGGATTCTATCAGCTCATAACTCTTCTCTTCAAAGAATGTATTTTTACTGAAAACCAGAATGTTCTTGTGACGGATGAAGAGTTAGTGAAGTTTCAAAGAGGGAAGTTCTCAAGAATGCAGGCAAAAATATTTGAAAGCTGGGATAGTTTCAGCAAAAATGAAATTTCTCCTCTGGACCTGTTGAACCTTGTAGCAGGATTCAATGGTCCTGATCTGAGTGGGGAGTAG
- the LOC127000424 gene encoding zinc finger and BTB domain-containing protein 17-like isoform X5, whose product MASEQKIVPLGEAREPPQAITITIVDPSALGNASLDSSLVASVETQDSSDPSSIVMVTGEEHDAKDIMQTVTETHMGTEDLPIISSISNREDEEEDPIVHETKLSESYDGGEEETETETREAYESIGPHCLVCNLDLTSNESDEQVPVFKTQTTTTQRRVAVFLSSLIGQKLTSRKAHSDILCRRCFSLLDRVDSLEVEIRETKEEIVNKYQETVSAYGGRARRRKPATAKKTDYVFPKVEPEDEADQLLDMELDSNFEPQVEDLMEEDPGIQDEEWEPEFKKPRIKRENTDPADTGSPPKRKRGRPRKDSTRSKDAGDASKLGEAVTEDEADAEEQQSTQRSVPDSATHEETPDSSPVLPDSDSLSLQLANESLTCGCGTKSSSLMEHVQHVFTHAGGAFKCPECACSYTTSPGLARHQRLVHSPFAPSVKSVADSGSASKGRDDACRCGEKCHEDLLGHARGHLTGQEECPVCGLRILTSRALEAHVELKHLSFFYSFLNIEDAGREEEKGTIQPVRCDVCGKVVSTTSRLARHRYHHHPEHYPWLCSSCNLSFSSLEARSLHSCPSRKEKEAKESGAAHKHECSVCGIVCKSAVSLERHKQKSHASGAAAPFSCPVCSRTMASRKALTDHLRYHRRQGFPCHICGAKLKSSDSLSVHMNEIHTHEVRIQCKQCPQVFFSSGRLAYHMKRHHTDRRSYTNLCHLCGKAYPYPSELRLHLRSHRNERPYKCDQCAKSFLKQGDLTYHKRSHTGERPHKCPHCDARFPRPSTLMSHIRFQHLEKPGVGTVSVATTTSVSTSATTTTITSTPNIITTCTPIANSTGATVPTIAEATASVAAVAPYVASGTAADAVVSSAPFMATVNAAAFPPRPPAVTVMTVPNGVQRGPAPPTLVPVVDGQLVNTVVGSHVTEMQPVQYVQVDGLSGGQAVQAVPQAVQGVEYAEAATLPYQIVHLQIL is encoded by the exons ATGGCGTCCGAACAGAAGATTGTGCCATTGGGAGAGGCCCGGGAACCCCCCCaggccatcaccatcacaattgTGGATCCGTCAGCCTTGGGGAATGCCTCCCTCGACTCCTCTTTGGTGGCTTCGGTGGAGACTCAGGACAGCTCAGACCCCAGCAGCATTGTGATGGTAACAGGGGAGGAACATGACGCAAAGGACATCATGCAGACGGTCACAGAAACACACATGGGAACAGAAGATTTGCCTATAATATCCAGCATTTCAAAccgtgaagatgaggaagaggacccAATCGTGCATGAGACCAAGCTGTCGGAGAGTTACGATGGCggagaagaggaaacggaaacGGAGACCAGAGAGGCGTATGAATCCATTGGACCTCACTGTTTGGTCTGCAACTTAGACCTGACGTCGAATGAGTCCGACGAGCAAGTACCAGTGTTCAAGACTCAGACGACCACCACACAGAGGCGGGTGGCGGTGTTCCTCTCCAGCCTCATCGGACAGAAGCTGACGTCTCGGAAG GCTCACAGCGACATCCTGTGCCGGCGGTGCTTCAGTCTCTTGGACCGTGTAGACTCGCTAGAGGTGGAGATTCGGGAGACCAAGGAGGAGATTGTAAATAAGTACCAGGAGACAGTGTCGGCATATGGAGGCCGGGCGAGAAGAAGAAAACCTGCCACGGCCAAGAAGACGGACTATGTGTTTCCAAAG GTTGAGCCTGAAGACGAGGCTGACCAGCTGCTGGACATGGAGCTGGACAGTAACTTTGAGCCCCAGGTGGAGGACTTAATGGAGGAAGACCCGGGCATCCAGGATGAAGAATGGGAGCCGGAATTCAAGAAGCcaaggataaaaagggaaaatacaGACCCAGCTG ACACTGGTAGTCCTCCTAAGAGAAAGCGAGGCCGGCCCAGAAAGGATTCCACCAGGTCCAAG GACGCCGGGGACGCCTCGAAGCTGGGTGAGGCGGTGACGGAGGACGAGGCGGACGCAGAGGAGCAACAGAGCACCCAAAGATCCGTTCCCGACTCAGCCACCCACGAGGAGACCCCAGACTCCTCCCCCGTCCTTCCAGACTCCGATTCCCTCTCCCTGCAGCTGGCGAACGAGAGCTTGACGTGTGGGTGCGGCACGAAGTCGTCTTCCCTGATGGAGCACGTGCAGCACGTCTTCACCCACGCTGGAGGAGCCTTCAAGTGCCCCGAGTGTGCCTGCTCCTACACCACCTCCCCGGGGCTCGCACGCCACCAGCGCCTCGTCCACTCCCCATTCGCCCCAAGTGTAAAAAGTGTGGCCGACTCTGGTTCAGCCTCGAAGGGTAGGGACGATGCATGCCGCTGCGGAGAGAAGTGTCACGAGGATCTGCTGGGCCATGCTCGGGGCCACCTGACGGGCCAGGAGGAGTGCCCAGTGTGCGGCCTCAGAATCCTTACTTCGCGGGCTTTGGAGGCGCACGTTGAACTGAAACACTtgtccttcttctattccttcctgaATATCGAGGatgcggggagggaggaggaaaagggcacCATTCAGCCGGTGAGGTGTGACGTGTGTGGGAAGGTGGTGTCCACAACTTCCCGCCTGGCccgccaccgctaccaccaccaccccgagcATTACCCGTGGCTGTGTTCCTCCTGCAAcctgtctttttcctccctcgaGGCTCGCAGCCTTCACTCTTGTCCGTCCCGTAAGGAAAAAGAGGCCAAAGAGTCTGGTGCCGCACATAAACACGAGTGTTCTGTATGTGGTATTGTATGTAAATCTGCCGTGAGCTTAGAGCGCCATAAGCAAAAATCTCACGCTAGCGGGGCCGCCGCGCCCTTCTCATGTCCCGTGTGTTCCCGAACTATGGCGTCCCGCAAGGCGCTCACAGACCACCTTCGATACCATCGGCGACAAGGCTTCCCGTGCCACATATGTGGCGCCAAGCTCAAATCTTCTGACTCTCTTAGTGTGCACATGAACGAAATTCACACCCACGAGGTGCGTATACAATGCAAGCAGTGTCCGCAGGTGTTCTTCTCTTCAGGACGACTCGCCTACCACATGAAGCGACATCACACGGACCGTCGCTCGTACACCAACCTGTGCCACCTGTGTGGCAAGGCGTACCCGTACCCGAGCGAGCTTCGGCTCCACCTTCGCTCCCACCGGAACGAGCGGCCGTACAAGTGTGACCAGTGTGCGAAGAGCTTCCTGAAGCAGGGCGATCTGACCTACCACAAGCGGTCCCACACGGGCGAGCGGCCGCACAAGTGTCCGCACTGCGACGCGCGCTTTCCGCGGCCCAGCACACTCATGAGTCACATCCGCTTCCAGCACCTCGAGAAGCCCGGCGTCGGCACTGTGTCTgtagccaccaccacctccgtctccacttccgccaccaccaccaccatcacctccacccccaaCATCATCACTACCTGCACCCCCATTGCCAATAGTACCGGCGCCACCGTCCCCACTATCGCTGAGGCAACGGCGTCCGTAGCCGCCGTCGCCCCCTACGTGGCAAGCGGCACCGCGGCTGATGCTGTCGTATCCTCGGCGCCCTTCATGGCCACAGTGAACGCGGCAGCCTTcccgccccgcccgcccgccGTGACCGTCATGACCGTGCCCAACGGCGTCCAGCGCGGCCCTGCCCCTCCCACTTTGGTGCCCGTGGTGGACGGTCAGCTGGTCAACACGGTGGTCGGGAGTCACGTGACCGAGATGCAGCCCGTGCAGTATGTGCAGGTGGACGGGCTGTCAGGCGGCCAGGCGGTGCAGGCCGTGCCGCAGGCCGTGCAGGGCGTCGAGTACGCCGAGGCCGCCACGCTTCCCTACCAGATCGTTCATCTGCAAATTTTGTAG
- the LOC127000424 gene encoding zinc finger protein 62 homolog isoform X2, which yields MASEQKIVPLGEAREPPQAITITIVDPSALGNASLDSSLVASVETQDSSDPSSIVMVTGEEHDAKDIMQTVTETHMGTEDLPIISSISNREDEEEDPIVHETKLSESYDGGEEETETETREAYESIGPHCLVCNLDLTSNESDEQVPVFKTQTTTTQRRVAVFLSSLIGQKLTSRKAHSDILCRRCFSLLDRVDSLEVEIRETKEEIVNKYQETVSAYGGRARRRKPATAKKTDYVFPKVEPEDEADQLLDMELDSNFEPQVEDLMEEDPGIQDEEWEPEFKKPRIKRENTDPADTGSPPKRKRGRPRKDSTRSKVAPRQRGAVQGLQPPTSTRRVVSIPSAFRKCPHCPTIFLDHLQLAQHLAHDHQDHQQERQCPRCCKHFLTYEDHTACEPCLLTLRQNALPSKETRDTAVLAGAGSSVMLECGHCHKSFNSRVLVELHCLSTGHDMNRITKKDKEKMQYQAENKDVTGLSGNTSAPNPEPSTIPTSTSSNSNNSGSSSISNNINNINSNNENNNSSSNSSCLKKTSAGSSSRGRRGRKRRLIRKNQTACDECGDECGSASSLYTHLRASHPEMFPHPCGVCGRRFSLEASAKEHERRHTLGELQCPVCPLRFSRMSHLHHHARQHHPDFTNFPCQYCGAVSSTVEALHSHIKVHHGDRLGLPAAFTCEECQETFHTGKALACHRFSRHPGTAKCGICGAQVGRRYLSKHINAVHTKEKVHKCEQCGKDFYSRTSLTSHQKRQHGPRKHLCHLCGKGYVHNVELQRHLKAHRNQRDFKCDFCGRSFLKAGDLTYHRRSHTGEKPHQCRLCPEAFINPLGLRKHMAKHSAVKKGKRLKYSKKKIDELTSPVLEQDDDEELEGVASGVNLSHTHPSPGHLPDPQHLPQPLQTFSDSAAAGVASPQPQPVLQHLAPSDLQVQHLSVTDLDGSQLEGQLELSHVVDDLSSGELLEMGPGLLLEATDVRGGHQGVEGTGAVGECKGGNEVAEGEVGQQSQPVQVIYVHFMDPPL from the exons ATGGCGTCCGAACAGAAGATTGTGCCATTGGGAGAGGCCCGGGAACCCCCCCaggccatcaccatcacaattgTGGATCCGTCAGCCTTGGGGAATGCCTCCCTCGACTCCTCTTTGGTGGCTTCGGTGGAGACTCAGGACAGCTCAGACCCCAGCAGCATTGTGATGGTAACAGGGGAGGAACATGACGCAAAGGACATCATGCAGACGGTCACAGAAACACACATGGGAACAGAAGATTTGCCTATAATATCCAGCATTTCAAAccgtgaagatgaggaagaggacccAATCGTGCATGAGACCAAGCTGTCGGAGAGTTACGATGGCggagaagaggaaacggaaacGGAGACCAGAGAGGCGTATGAATCCATTGGACCTCACTGTTTGGTCTGCAACTTAGACCTGACGTCGAATGAGTCCGACGAGCAAGTACCAGTGTTCAAGACTCAGACGACCACCACACAGAGGCGGGTGGCGGTGTTCCTCTCCAGCCTCATCGGACAGAAGCTGACGTCTCGGAAG GCTCACAGCGACATCCTGTGCCGGCGGTGCTTCAGTCTCTTGGACCGTGTAGACTCGCTAGAGGTGGAGATTCGGGAGACCAAGGAGGAGATTGTAAATAAGTACCAGGAGACAGTGTCGGCATATGGAGGCCGGGCGAGAAGAAGAAAACCTGCCACGGCCAAGAAGACGGACTATGTGTTTCCAAAG GTTGAGCCTGAAGACGAGGCTGACCAGCTGCTGGACATGGAGCTGGACAGTAACTTTGAGCCCCAGGTGGAGGACTTAATGGAGGAAGACCCGGGCATCCAGGATGAAGAATGGGAGCCGGAATTCAAGAAGCcaaggataaaaagggaaaatacaGACCCAGCTG ACACTGGTAGTCCTCCTAAGAGAAAGCGAGGCCGGCCCAGAAAGGATTCCACCAGGTCCAAG GTGGCCCCGAGGCAGAGGGGTGCCGTGCAGGGCCTTCAACCCCCTACCTCCACTCGCCGCGTTGTCTCCATCCCGTCCGCCTTCAGGAAATGCCCTCATTGCCCCACCATCTTCCTGGACCACCTGCAGCTGGCGCAACACCTCGCACACGATCACCAAGATCACCAGCAGGAGCGACAGTGCCCTCGCTGCTGTAAACATTTTCTCACTTACGAGGACCACACTGCGTGCGAGCCCTGCCTCCTAACGCTGCGCCAGAATGCCTTGCCTAGCAAGGAGACCCGTGACACCGCCGTCCTCGCTGGTGCAGGCTCCTCGGTCATGCTGGAGTGCGGTCACTGTCACAAGAGCTTCAATTCTCGGGTGTTGGTGGAGCTTCACTGCTTGTCAACGGGACACGACATGAACCGCATCaccaagaaagacaaagaaaagatgcAGTATCAGGCAGAGAATAAAGATGTGACAGGCCTCTCTGGGAACACTTCAGCCCCAAACCCCGAGCCCTCTACCATTCCAACTTCGACCAGCAGTAACAGCAACaatagtggcagcagcagcattagtaacaatatcaataacatcAATAGcaataatgaaaacaacaacagcagcagcaatagcagTTGTCTTAAGAAAACAAGCGCGGGCAGCAGCAGCCGAGGACGGCGGGGTCGCAAACGTCGGCTGATTCGAAAGAACCAAACAGCTTGTGATGAGTGCGGCGACGAGTGCGGCTCAGCGTCCAGCCTGTACACACACTTGCGCGCCAGCCACCCGGAGATGTTCCCTCACCCGTGCGGGGTGTGTGGCAGACGGTTCAGCCTCGAGGCCAGCGCCAAGGAGCACGAGCGGCGCCACACCCTCGGGGAGCTGCAGTGTCCCGTCTGTCCCCTCAGGTTTTCCCGCATgtcccacctgcaccaccacgcTCGCCAGCACCACCCTGACTTCACCAACTTTCCTTGCCAGTACTGCGGCGCTGTCAGCTCCACGGTGGAGGCCCTGCACTCCCACATAAAGGTGCATCACGGGGACCGCCTCGGCCTGCCTGCCGCTTTCACCTGTGAGGAGTGTCAGGAGACCTTCCACACCGGCAAAGCTCTGGCGTGCCACCGCTTCAGCCGCCACCCAGGCACGGCCAAGTGTGGCATTTGCGGCGCACAGGTGGGTCGACGCTACCTCAGCAAACACATCAACGCCGTGCACACCAAGGAGAAAGTCCACAAATGTGAGCAGTGCGGCAAAGACTTCTACTCACGCACCAGCCTCACCAGCCACCAAAAAAGGCAACATGGGCCGAGAAAGCACCTCTGTCACCTATGTGGCAAGGGCTACGTGCACAACGTGGAACTGCAGCGGCACCTCAAGGCGCACCGCAACCAACGCGACTTCAAGTGTGACTTCTGCGGTCGATCGTTCTTGAAGGCGGGGGATCTGACGTACCACAGGCGGTCCCACACGGGGGAGAAGCCGCACCAGTGCCGCCTGTGCCCCGAAGCCTTCATCAACCCGCTGGGCCTCAGGAAGCACATGGCCAAGCACAGTGCCGTCAAGAAGGGAAAGAGACTGAAGTATTCAAAGAAGAAAATCGATGAGTTGACTTCGCCGGTGTTGGAACAAGATGACGATGAGGAGTTAGAGGGCGTCGCCAGCGGGGTCAACCTAAGCCACACCCATCCCTCACCCGGGCACCTCCCGGACCCTCAGCATCTCCCCCAACCCCTTCAGACGTTCTCAGATTCCGCAGCCGCAGGGGTGGCATCCCCTCAGCCCCAGCCCGTGCTGCAGCACCTGGCACCCTCAGACCTGCAGGTGCAGCATTTGTCAGTCACAGACCTGGATGGCAGCCAATTGGAGGGCCAACTCGAGCTGTCCCACGTTGTTGATGACCTCAGCAGCGGCGAGTTGCTGGAGATGGGCCCGGGGTTGCTACTCGAAGCCACGGACGTGCGCGGGGGGCACCAGGGCGTCGAAGGAACTGGGGCTGTCGGCGAGTGCAAGGGGGGGAACgaggtggcggagggggaggtgggCCAGCAGTCTCAGCCCGTCCAAGTTATTTATGTACATTTTATGGATCCTCCGCTTTGA